A stretch of the Gimesia sp. genome encodes the following:
- a CDS encoding aminotransferase class IV, translating to MTQNLVYLNGEYVPADQAKISIFDGAISLGMTVTESTRTFGHQPYRLRDHIDRLYLSLKAARFDAGMTPDELEKLTLEVWQKNEPNYDAGTDAWIIHNITPGQWVPSSGQKPADSSSTVMIITLPLDLSYWADFYQTGCHAVTPFTRIQPAQSLDARIKNRSRFIYTLAESEVKLVDPKAQSLLLDTDGYLSENKGGNFFLVSNNRIRTPSTINCLDGISRQSIFTLGEKLNIPVEECQLLPYDVTTADEAFFTSTPYCIMPATKFNGLEIGDGKVGPITKQLIAAWSDLVGVDIIEQAQASKVS from the coding sequence ATGACACAGAACCTGGTTTACCTGAATGGAGAATACGTTCCCGCGGATCAAGCCAAAATCTCCATCTTTGATGGTGCGATCAGCCTGGGAATGACAGTCACGGAATCGACGCGCACGTTCGGTCATCAACCGTATCGTCTGCGGGATCATATCGACCGCTTATATCTCAGTCTCAAAGCAGCGCGGTTCGACGCCGGCATGACACCAGACGAACTCGAAAAATTAACGCTTGAAGTCTGGCAGAAGAATGAACCCAATTATGACGCGGGAACCGATGCCTGGATCATCCATAACATCACACCGGGACAATGGGTCCCTTCCAGCGGTCAAAAGCCGGCTGATTCCTCATCAACGGTGATGATCATCACCCTGCCCCTCGATCTGAGTTACTGGGCCGACTTCTACCAGACAGGCTGTCACGCAGTGACTCCTTTCACCCGTATTCAACCCGCACAGTCGCTGGATGCCCGCATTAAGAACCGCAGCCGCTTCATCTACACACTGGCTGAATCTGAAGTGAAACTGGTCGATCCCAAAGCACAAAGTCTGCTGCTCGACACCGACGGTTATCTTTCCGAAAACAAAGGGGGGAACTTCTTCCTGGTTTCAAATAATCGCATTCGAACGCCCAGTACGATCAACTGTCTGGACGGCATCAGTCGACAGTCCATCTTTACCCTGGGAGAAAAACTGAATATCCCGGTCGAAGAATGTCAGCTGCTGCCTTATGATGTCACGACCGCGGATGAAGCCTTTTTCACCAGTACCCCCTATTGCATCATGCCGGCAACCAAATTTAACGGGCTTGAAATTGGTGATGGTAAAGTGGGGCCGATCACAAAACAGTTGATTGCAGCCTGGAGCGATCTGGTGGGCGTCGACATTATTGAGCAGGCTCAGGCCTCGAAAGTCTCTTGA